The nucleotide window TAGCAAATCAAGGTGCCAATGCGCCATTTGCCAAAGGGCAAAGAGTGCAAGCTTGAGCCTTTGGTAAAGTGCCCGCTGTTGGGCGACCATTTATAGAGAATGGGAAAGGTATCGCCAAAAGGAAGGTATTCGCCAAAGGCAAGCAAGTAAGTCTTATCGTAGCTACCGAGGATGTCGCCCTCTTGATTGGTAATAAAAGCGGTGTTGAAAACCTGTTGTTCATCCGCGCTGCTGCGTCGTGAAACCGCTCCGAAAAGCATGGGAGTGTCAATCGAGCCCATTACTGCGCGTTTGACGTTATGCATGTTTTCAGGAATTGAAAAAGCATAGGCGGATTCGGGCCATACGAGCAGATCCAGTTTGCTTTGTTCTTCAAGCTTTTCAGAAAGACGATGATGGCGCCGTAAGCCTTCGAAAGGATCGTTGCGTTTGCTGAGCAAACCCATGTTGCCTTGCACCATGCCTACGTTGATTTTAGGTGCCTTGGCTACCAGAGCGTCATTTTGTTGGATGCGCACAGCTCCATAGACAAGGAAAAGAGCAACGAGTCCACCTTGCAATGCGAGCCGTTGCCATGCTGAGGCGTCTTTATTCTTTAGACGTTTCAGCGTTTCGTAGAGCGTGCCGTTAATCAAAAAACACAAGCCTGAAACGAGCAATGGACCGCCAATATCCGCGCTTTGCATCAGCAAAGGAACGCTGTGGAAACTGGCGGAGTAGTAGTAAGGAAAAAGCAGTGGATAAATAAACTCTGCACTGATCCCGGAAATAAGCAGCGCAGCGGTGGCGCTTAGTCCACGCTGCACTAAGCGTGCATAAAGCCAAGCCAGCAAAACAAACAAGCCAGCCATCTGAACAACAAGAATGGATGCGAGCAAAACACATAGGGGTAGCGGAAAACCTGAGAAGCGTTGCAGGACGTGAATCAACCAGTAGTAGCCGCCAAAGATGGCGACAAAGCCGTTCACGAGACCGATCTTGATGATGGCGAGATGGCCTTTGGGCGCTTCGTGCTCAAAGGCAAAGAGCAAAGGCACAAAAGCCACCAACGCAAAAGGCCATAGATCGATGCCGGCAAAGCCTACGAACATTAATACCGAGGACAAAAGGGCTAGAGCGTAGGATGACAAAAATGGCTTATTTTTAGCTTTTTTCATGACAGAAATGGCGTGTTTTTAGGTAATTTCATGCCAGTTCTGGCATGTCAGCAAAGTCCCCGGATCGTGGGCGCTCAGGACCATGGCGCTTTTTCATAGGCGGCGTCAATGGAGGCGGCGATGGTCGCAAGCAGCTCTTCTAATTCATCGTTGCCGATGACAAGTGGCGGAGCAATGTAGACGGTGTTGCCCAAGGGGCGAAGGTAGACACCTCGCGCTTTGGCTTCTTCGTAGACAAGCCAGCCAGCGTTGCCGTAGTAGTTATTTTTGCCGAGGTCGGCGGCGGCGACCAGACCCAGATGACGCGTGCGCGTGACCCCTGGATGTGCACCAAGATCGTCGAAGGCTTGGGCGAGCAGAGGCGCTTTTTGATTGACCTGTTCGATGATCTTTTCGTCGCGATAGACGGCGAGCACTTCACGCGCAATTGAGGCGCCTAGCGGATTACCATAGAAAGTATGCCCGTACATGAGCGCGCGTTCTTTGCCGCCTTTGAAGCCATCGTAGATGCGATCGGTGGCCAAGGTTGCAGCCATGGGAAAGGCCCCGGCGGAAAATGCTTTGGCGGTGCAAAGAATGTCGGGCGTGATCGTGGCGTGATCGCAGGCCCACATTTTGCCAGTGCGGCCGTAACCGGTGAAGACTTCATCGGCGATCAAAAATACATCATGCTTTTTGCATAGCGAGTGCAGACGGGCAAGCAAGGATGCGGGCCAGATTTGCATGCCGGCTGCACCTTGAATCAAGGGCTCGACAATCACGGCCGCAAAGCTTGTTGCGTTTTGTTTGAGTTCGACTTCGATAGCGTCGATGGCTTTTTCCCAGCCTTGTGCATCGTCGGCTTCGGGTGTGCGTAGAACGTCAAACAAAATGGGACCGAATACTTTACGAAAAGCCTGCACACCGCCAAGGCTGGTGGCGCCGAGGGTATCGCCGTGAAAAGCATTACTTAGACTAATAAAGCGCGTGCGCTTGGGTTGACT belongs to Myxococcales bacterium and includes:
- the lnt gene encoding apolipoprotein N-acyltransferase, with protein sequence MKKAKNKPFLSSYALALLSSVLMFVGFAGIDLWPFALVAFVPLLFAFEHEAPKGHLAIIKIGLVNGFVAIFGGYYWLIHVLQRFSGFPLPLCVLLASILVVQMAGLFVLLAWLYARLVQRGLSATAALLISGISAEFIYPLLFPYYYSASFHSVPLLMQSADIGGPLLVSGLCFLINGTLYETLKRLKNKDASAWQRLALQGGLVALFLVYGAVRIQQNDALVAKAPKINVGMVQGNMGLLSKRNDPFEGLRRHHRLSEKLEEQSKLDLLVWPESAYAFSIPENMHNVKRAVMGSIDTPMLFGAVSRRSSADEQQVFNTAFITNQEGDILGSYDKTYLLAFGEYLPFGDTFPILYKWSPNSGHFTKGSSLHSLPFGKWRIGTLICYEDILPSFVRKLVNADNPHLLVNISNDAWFGKTTEPWEHLALAKFRAIEHRRFLVRSTNSGISAFVDPVGRLIKHTELFKEQAIQNQVAMLQGRSLYSYAGEWPGWLSLLLAAFFLRPRSKR
- the bioA gene encoding adenosylmethionine--8-amino-7-oxononanoate transaminase, whose product is MERRRLIELDRKLLWRPYTAFEDHQEQEPLVIERAEGVRLYDVNGQSYIDANGSWWTNTLGHGHPRIKAALVKQTQSLMHCAFAGISHEPAVLLAKDLLDVAPKGLSRVFFSDDGSTSIEVAIKMAFQYWQQNSQPKRTRFISLSNAFHGDTLGATSLGGVQAFRKVFGPILFDVLRTPEADDAQGWEKAIDAIEVELKQNATSFAAVIVEPLIQGAAGMQIWPASLLARLHSLCKKHDVFLIADEVFTGYGRTGKMWACDHATITPDILCTAKAFSAGAFPMAATLATDRIYDGFKGGKERALMYGHTFYGNPLGASIAREVLAVYRDEKIIEQVNQKAPLLAQAFDDLGAHPGVTRTRHLGLVAAADLGKNNYYGNAGWLVYEEAKARGVYLRPLGNTVYIAPPLVIGNDELEELLATIAASIDAAYEKAPWS